The following coding sequences lie in one Frigoribacterium sp. SL97 genomic window:
- a CDS encoding carbohydrate ABC transporter permease, translating into MTAPALAPTSDLRAPTAGRGRKGHKPGQKPFGPMAVISVAILVVLAVLWLLPFLWSLATSFKSETDAAATPQTWIPAGGFTLDAYRGVLEQGNIPVWLFNSLFTSIVITLIVVATSALVAYAFSRLDFRGKKWLYVATIASIIIPPQVLIVPLFYQMLAFDMVDTYWGIILPQAIAPAMVFVLKKFFDQVPIELEDAARVDGAGRIRVFFTILLPLSRPILGAVSIFVFIGAWNNFLWPFIVTNDASLLTLPVGLQTIESAYGIQYAQNMAAAVLAALPLILVFLFFQRQIIKGISTTGFGGQ; encoded by the coding sequence ATGACCGCCCCCGCCCTCGCCCCCACGTCCGACCTGCGGGCCCCCACCGCCGGCCGGGGCCGGAAGGGCCACAAACCCGGCCAGAAGCCGTTCGGCCCCATGGCCGTGATCAGCGTGGCCATCCTGGTCGTGCTCGCCGTCCTCTGGCTGCTGCCGTTCCTGTGGTCGCTCGCCACCTCGTTCAAGAGCGAGACCGACGCCGCGGCGACGCCGCAGACCTGGATCCCGGCCGGCGGCTTCACGCTGGACGCCTACCGCGGGGTGCTCGAACAGGGCAACATCCCGGTGTGGCTGTTCAACAGCCTGTTCACCTCGATCGTCATCACGCTGATCGTCGTGGCCACCTCGGCCCTCGTCGCCTACGCCTTCTCGCGCCTCGACTTCCGCGGCAAGAAGTGGCTGTACGTCGCGACGATCGCGTCGATCATCATCCCGCCGCAGGTGCTGATCGTGCCGCTGTTCTACCAGATGCTCGCCTTCGACATGGTCGACACGTACTGGGGCATCATCCTGCCGCAGGCGATCGCCCCGGCGATGGTGTTCGTGCTGAAGAAGTTCTTCGACCAGGTGCCGATCGAGCTCGAGGACGCCGCCCGCGTCGACGGCGCGGGACGCATCCGGGTCTTCTTCACGATCCTGCTACCGCTGTCGCGCCCCATCCTCGGCGCGGTGTCGATCTTCGTGTTCATCGGCGCCTGGAACAACTTCCTGTGGCCGTTCATCGTCACGAACGACGCGTCGCTGCTCACCCTGCCGGTCGGCCTGCAGACCATCGAGAGCGCCTACGGCATCCAGTACGCGCAGAACATGGCCGCCGCGGTCCTCGCGGCCCTGCCGCTCATCCTCGTGTTCCTGTTCTTCCAGCGGCAGATCATCAAGGGCATCTCGACCACCGGGTTCGGAGGTCAGTGA
- a CDS encoding alpha-N-arabinofuranosidase — protein MSTARITVDREFTIGPVPRRLFGSFVEHMGRCVYTGIYEPGHPTADENGFRQDVLDLTKELGATVIRYPGGNFVSGYNWEDGVGPVDQRPRRLDGAWHTVETNAFGLHEFVAWSKLAGTEVMEAVNLGTRGVDAARELVEYANHPGGTALSDRRIANGAKDPFDIKLWCLGNELDGPWQIGHKTATEYGRLAQEAAKAMKFVDDSIELVAVGSSGRGMPTFGTWEHEVLTHAYDEVDYVSMHAYYQEHDGDAKSFLATAVDMDAFIEEVVSTIDGVKAAGKHTKQVDISFDEWNVWYQTGLDSDDQPHNVSKGWREHPRLIEDQYNVTDAVVVGTFLNSLLRHGDRVKIANQAQLVNVIAPIRSEAGGPAWRQSIFWPFARMAALATGQILRTLVTSDKVDTEKYGDADLVDVSATYDEEAGTVAFFLANRGLDEAADVEVALRGFSGGRVTRAEVLAVPEGGDRFSSNTENAQDTVGLVPLTGVTVDGGTARLRLPALSWAVVELEVGKA, from the coding sequence ATGTCCACCGCCCGCATCACCGTCGACCGCGAGTTCACCATCGGCCCGGTCCCCCGCCGCCTGTTCGGCTCGTTCGTCGAGCACATGGGCCGCTGCGTCTACACCGGCATCTACGAACCCGGTCACCCCACCGCCGACGAGAACGGCTTCCGCCAGGACGTCCTCGACCTCACCAAGGAGCTCGGCGCCACCGTCATCCGCTACCCCGGCGGCAACTTCGTCTCGGGGTACAACTGGGAGGACGGCGTCGGCCCGGTCGACCAGCGCCCCCGTCGCCTCGACGGCGCCTGGCACACCGTCGAGACCAACGCCTTCGGCCTGCACGAGTTCGTCGCGTGGTCGAAGCTGGCCGGCACCGAGGTGATGGAGGCCGTCAACCTCGGCACCCGGGGCGTCGACGCCGCCCGGGAGCTCGTCGAGTACGCCAACCACCCCGGCGGCACCGCGCTGAGCGACCGCCGCATCGCCAACGGCGCCAAGGACCCCTTCGACATCAAGCTCTGGTGCCTCGGCAACGAGCTCGACGGCCCGTGGCAGATCGGCCACAAGACGGCCACCGAGTACGGCCGCCTCGCCCAGGAGGCCGCCAAGGCCATGAAGTTCGTCGACGACTCGATCGAGCTGGTCGCCGTCGGCAGCTCGGGCCGCGGCATGCCCACCTTCGGCACCTGGGAGCACGAGGTCCTGACGCACGCCTACGACGAGGTCGACTACGTGTCGATGCACGCCTACTACCAGGAGCACGACGGCGACGCGAAGAGCTTCCTCGCGACGGCCGTCGACATGGACGCGTTCATCGAGGAGGTCGTGTCGACGATCGACGGCGTCAAGGCCGCCGGCAAGCACACGAAGCAGGTCGACATCTCGTTCGACGAGTGGAACGTCTGGTACCAGACGGGCCTCGACTCGGACGACCAGCCGCACAACGTGTCGAAGGGCTGGCGCGAGCACCCCCGGCTGATCGAGGACCAGTACAACGTCACCGACGCGGTCGTGGTCGGCACCTTCCTCAACTCGCTGCTGCGTCACGGCGACCGGGTCAAGATCGCCAACCAGGCGCAGCTCGTCAACGTCATCGCGCCGATCCGCAGCGAGGCCGGCGGGCCCGCGTGGCGTCAGTCGATCTTCTGGCCGTTCGCCCGCATGGCCGCGCTCGCCACCGGGCAGATCCTGCGCACCCTCGTCACGAGCGACAAGGTCGACACCGAGAAGTACGGCGACGCCGACCTGGTCGACGTCAGCGCCACCTACGACGAGGAGGCCGGCACGGTCGCGTTCTTCCTCGCCAACCGCGGGCTCGACGAGGCGGCCGACGTCGAGGTCGCCCTGCGCGGCTTCAGCGGCGGGCGCGTCACCCGCGCCGAGGTCCTGGCCGTCCCCGAGGGCGGCGACCGCTTCTCGTCCAACACCGAGAACGCGCAGGACACCGTGGGCCTCGTGCCGCTGACCGGCGTCACGGTCGACGGCGGCACCGCGCGCCTCCGCCTGCCCGCCCTCTCGTGGGCGGTCGTCGAGCTCGAGGTCGGCAAGGCCTGA
- a CDS encoding extracellular solute-binding protein — MTENHRTTPAPRPGTTSGTATPRGLSRRSMLLGSAALVGGAFVATGLSGCAPGAVTGSGTDVAQLKFWHLLSGGDGIKMSALIDQANEQNPGFHATQTVLAWGTPYYTKLAMASAGGRAPDVAIMHASRVPGYAPGGLLDPWDVEKLASYGVREQDFAEAVWKKGFNGGDLYSVALDSHPFILLYNTDIAAQAGALGPDGKLVEITSPEQFLEVANAMQQVTGKHGASWGYLNDGAQLWRMFYTFYKQQGADMVLKEGGTVEYDEQAAVTALQFMQQLTDGTAMATASDIQSGIAEFVSGESGMLFTGVWEVPSAENAGIPFDGSIIPTLFGTPAVYADSHAFVLPRQSEVDDVKREDVYKMVSTILKDSISWAAAGHIPAYLPIVESPEYAELRPQANYAEAADYLNYDPPAWFTGSGSDFQTYFLDSIQSVILAKDDAADGMRRFVARVNTQLSRPAPV; from the coding sequence ATGACCGAGAACCATCGGACGACCCCGGCACCGCGACCGGGCACCACCTCCGGCACCGCCACCCCCCGCGGCCTCAGCCGCCGCAGCATGTTGCTCGGCTCCGCCGCCCTCGTCGGCGGGGCGTTCGTCGCCACGGGCCTCTCGGGCTGTGCGCCCGGGGCGGTCACCGGCTCGGGCACGGACGTCGCGCAGCTGAAGTTCTGGCACCTGCTCAGCGGCGGTGACGGCATCAAGATGTCGGCGCTGATCGACCAGGCCAACGAGCAGAACCCGGGGTTCCACGCGACGCAGACCGTGCTCGCCTGGGGCACGCCGTACTACACGAAGCTCGCCATGGCCTCGGCCGGCGGTCGCGCGCCGGACGTCGCGATCATGCACGCCTCGCGCGTGCCCGGCTACGCCCCCGGCGGCCTGCTCGACCCGTGGGACGTCGAGAAGCTCGCGTCGTACGGCGTCCGCGAACAGGACTTCGCCGAGGCCGTGTGGAAGAAGGGCTTCAACGGCGGCGACCTCTACTCGGTCGCGCTCGACTCGCACCCGTTCATCCTGCTGTACAACACCGACATCGCCGCCCAGGCGGGTGCCCTCGGCCCCGACGGCAAGCTCGTCGAGATCACCAGCCCCGAGCAGTTCCTCGAGGTCGCGAACGCCATGCAGCAGGTGACCGGCAAGCACGGCGCCTCGTGGGGCTACCTCAACGACGGCGCCCAGCTGTGGCGCATGTTCTACACGTTCTACAAGCAGCAGGGCGCCGACATGGTGCTGAAGGAGGGCGGCACGGTCGAGTACGACGAGCAGGCCGCCGTCACCGCGCTCCAGTTCATGCAGCAGCTCACCGACGGCACGGCGATGGCCACGGCCAGCGACATCCAGTCGGGCATCGCCGAGTTCGTCAGCGGCGAGAGCGGCATGCTCTTCACCGGCGTGTGGGAGGTCCCGAGCGCCGAGAACGCGGGCATCCCGTTCGACGGCAGCATCATCCCGACGCTCTTCGGCACGCCGGCCGTCTACGCCGACTCGCACGCGTTCGTGCTGCCGAGGCAGAGCGAGGTCGACGACGTCAAGCGGGAGGACGTCTACAAGATGGTCTCGACCATCCTGAAGGACTCCATCTCGTGGGCCGCGGCCGGGCACATCCCGGCCTACCTGCCGATCGTCGAGAGCCCCGAGTACGCCGAGCTGCGACCGCAGGCGAACTACGCCGAGGCGGCGGACTACCTGAACTACGACCCGCCCGCCTGGTTCACCGGCTCGGGCTCGGACTTCCAGACGTACTTCCTCGACTCGATCCAGTCCGTGATCCTCGCCAAGGACGACGCGGCCGACGGCATGCGCCGGTTCGTCGCGCGAGTCAACACACAGCTGTCGCGGCCGGCTCCGGTGTGA
- the nrdF gene encoding class 1b ribonucleoside-diphosphate reductase subunit beta — protein MTLTDPVHATGKSVPLISSVSAINWNRIHDDKDVEVWNRLVNNFWLPEKIPLSNDVQSWNTLTPEEQQMTMRVFTGLTLLDTIQGTVGAISLIPDAITPHEEAVYTNIAFMESVHAKSYSSIFSTLASTPEIDDAFRWSTENVNLQKKAQIVLDYYTGDDPLKRKVASTLLESFLFYSGFYLPMYWSSRAKLTNTADLIRLIIRDEAVHGYYIGYKFQKGLEGASDERKQEIKDYTFNLLFELYENEIQYTQDLYDGVGLSEDVKKFLHYNANKALMNLGYEPMFPKETTDVNPAILSALSPNADENHDFFSGSGSSYVIGKAVNTEDEDWDF, from the coding sequence ATGACCCTCACCGATCCGGTCCACGCCACCGGCAAGTCGGTCCCGCTGATCTCGTCGGTCAGTGCGATCAACTGGAACCGCATCCACGACGACAAGGACGTCGAGGTCTGGAACCGGCTGGTCAACAACTTCTGGCTGCCCGAGAAGATCCCGCTGTCGAACGACGTCCAGTCGTGGAACACCCTCACGCCCGAAGAGCAGCAGATGACGATGCGGGTCTTCACCGGCCTGACGCTGCTCGACACCATCCAGGGCACCGTCGGCGCGATCAGCCTGATCCCCGACGCGATCACCCCGCACGAAGAAGCCGTCTACACGAACATCGCGTTCATGGAGTCGGTGCACGCCAAGAGCTACTCGTCGATCTTCTCGACCCTCGCGTCGACCCCCGAGATCGACGACGCCTTCCGCTGGTCGACCGAGAACGTCAACCTGCAGAAGAAGGCCCAGATCGTCCTCGACTACTACACGGGCGACGACCCGCTGAAGCGCAAGGTCGCCTCGACGCTGCTCGAGTCGTTCCTGTTCTACAGCGGCTTCTACCTGCCGATGTACTGGTCGTCGCGCGCCAAGCTGACCAACACGGCCGACCTCATCCGCCTCATCATCCGCGACGAGGCCGTGCACGGGTACTACATCGGCTACAAGTTCCAGAAGGGTCTCGAAGGCGCCTCGGACGAGCGCAAGCAAGAGATCAAGGACTACACGTTCAACCTGCTCTTCGAGCTCTACGAGAACGAGATCCAGTACACGCAAGACCTCTACGACGGCGTCGGCCTCAGCGAAGACGTCAAGAAGTTCCTGCACTACAACGCCAACAAGGCGCTGATGAACCTCGGCTACGAGCCGATGTTCCCCAAAGAGACGACCGACGTGAACCCGGCGATCCTGTCCGCGCTCTCGCCGAACGCCGACGAGAACCACGACTTCTTCTCGGGGTCGGGTTCGTCGTACGTCATCGGCAAGGCCGTCAACACCGAAGACGAGGACTGGGACTTCTAA
- a CDS encoding amidohydrolase family protein, translating into MDQEARLVTVDHAWSGRWSGRSLLRLDAHGVVFAGSADAHDADTLAGAELPHVPGTVLAPFTDSHVHLGLIDATQLPVGGISRVVDLGWDPTVASGWLGRSGRDGWPEVAIAGGLITAPGGYPSRAGWAPPRASLPVGGLRASTRLRRAARLVEQQHALGASIVKVALNSDVGPVLDDAMLAAVVDAAHGLDLPVVAHVQGVGQAARAADAGVDRLAHTPFSERLDDDLIARLAASTTWVSTLDIHGYGLGGVAHETAVDNLSRFRAAGGRVLYGTDLGNGDLPLGVNERELRAMGRAGFGLAGLLDALAPDVAGPTGGARLPFTRVTWIADAPRASAASDERAAWLARATALTADELLAVALEEKTR; encoded by the coding sequence ATGGACCAGGAGGCGCGGCTCGTCACGGTCGACCACGCCTGGTCGGGCCGGTGGTCCGGTCGCAGCCTGTTGCGCCTCGACGCCCACGGCGTGGTCTTCGCCGGATCGGCCGACGCGCACGACGCCGACACCCTGGCCGGCGCCGAGCTGCCCCACGTGCCGGGCACCGTGCTCGCCCCCTTCACCGACTCGCACGTCCACCTCGGCCTGATCGACGCCACGCAGCTGCCCGTCGGCGGCATCTCGCGGGTCGTCGACCTCGGGTGGGACCCGACGGTCGCCTCCGGCTGGCTCGGCCGGTCGGGTCGCGACGGCTGGCCCGAGGTGGCGATCGCCGGCGGGTTGATCACGGCGCCGGGCGGGTACCCGAGCCGGGCGGGCTGGGCGCCGCCCCGCGCCTCCCTCCCGGTCGGCGGCCTCCGCGCCTCGACCCGGCTGCGCCGCGCGGCCCGGCTCGTCGAGCAGCAGCACGCCCTCGGCGCCTCGATCGTCAAGGTCGCCCTGAACTCCGACGTCGGCCCCGTCCTCGACGACGCGATGCTGGCCGCCGTCGTCGACGCCGCACACGGGCTCGACCTGCCCGTGGTCGCCCACGTCCAGGGCGTCGGCCAGGCGGCACGCGCGGCCGACGCCGGGGTCGACCGGCTCGCCCACACGCCCTTCAGCGAACGGCTCGACGACGACCTCATCGCCCGGCTGGCCGCGTCCACGACGTGGGTGAGCACGCTCGACATCCATGGCTACGGTCTCGGTGGGGTCGCGCACGAGACAGCCGTCGACAACCTGTCGCGGTTCCGTGCCGCCGGGGGCCGGGTGCTCTACGGCACCGACCTCGGCAACGGCGACCTTCCGCTCGGGGTGAACGAACGCGAGCTGCGCGCGATGGGTCGGGCCGGCTTCGGGCTCGCCGGCCTGCTCGACGCCCTCGCCCCCGACGTCGCCGGGCCCACCGGCGGTGCGCGCCTGCCGTTCACCCGCGTGACCTGGATCGCCGACGCGCCCCGCGCCTCCGCGGCCTCCGACGAACGGGCCGCCTGGCTCGCCCGCGCGACCGCACTGACCGCCGACGAGCTGCTCGCCGTCGCCCTCGAGGAGAAGACCCGATGA
- a CDS encoding carbohydrate ABC transporter permease, producing the protein MGWGFAAPFTVLFAVFLVWPLLHGFYLSFTGQSLTGQGGELIGVANYAEAFADGDMWRSMLNTLWFTVLSTIPLVVVALVLAILVNTGLPGQWLWRLSFFLPYLLASTVVSLFWIQLYSPTLGPINNVLGTLGLPQPAWLQDPDTAMIAVVATTVWWTVGFNFLLYLAALQNIPDQQYEAASLDGAGRWRSLLSITIPQLGPTTGLIVILQVLASLKVFDQIYQMTTGGPAGSTRSAVQYIFDTGFTGYRFGYSSAISYIFFAVIVVISIAQFSITARNRKGAQK; encoded by the coding sequence ATCGGCTGGGGCTTCGCCGCTCCGTTCACCGTGCTCTTCGCGGTGTTCCTGGTCTGGCCGCTGCTCCACGGCTTCTACCTGAGCTTCACCGGCCAGAGCCTGACCGGCCAGGGCGGCGAGCTGATCGGCGTCGCCAACTACGCCGAGGCCTTCGCCGACGGCGACATGTGGCGTTCGATGCTCAACACGCTGTGGTTCACGGTGCTCAGCACGATCCCGCTCGTCGTCGTCGCGCTGGTGCTCGCCATCCTCGTCAACACCGGGCTGCCGGGTCAGTGGCTCTGGCGGCTGAGCTTCTTCCTGCCGTACCTGCTCGCCTCGACGGTCGTCTCGCTGTTCTGGATCCAGCTCTACAGCCCCACCCTCGGCCCGATCAACAACGTGCTCGGCACACTGGGGCTGCCGCAACCCGCCTGGCTGCAGGACCCCGACACCGCCATGATCGCCGTGGTCGCGACCACCGTCTGGTGGACGGTCGGCTTCAACTTCCTGCTGTACCTCGCCGCCCTGCAGAACATCCCCGACCAGCAGTACGAGGCCGCGTCGCTCGACGGCGCCGGACGCTGGCGGTCGCTGCTGTCGATCACCATCCCGCAGCTCGGCCCGACCACCGGCCTGATCGTCATCCTCCAGGTGCTCGCCTCGCTGAAGGTCTTCGACCAGATCTACCAGATGACCACCGGCGGACCGGCGGGAAGCACCCGCTCGGCCGTGCAGTACATCTTCGACACCGGCTTCACCGGCTACCGCTTCGGCTACTCGTCGGCGATCTCGTACATCTTCTTTGCGGTCATCGTCGTCATCTCGATCGCGCAGTTCAGCATCACGGCCCGCAACCGCAAGGGAGCCCAGAAATGA
- the msuE gene encoding FMN reductase, which yields MTSSLPPTPSSPRPTRPLRVVAVSGTLSTPSKTDALVHEIVTALGDVLPIEAHVIRVSELGPLFAGALTRDQLDERVERELVAIETADLLIVASPVYRASFTGLFKHLFDFVEQYALVDVPVLLAATGGSERHALIIEHALRPLFGFFQALTLPLGVYAHTTDFTATGGAEKYAVTAPLLQERIRHAIQRGLPLIRSSIAEKGRIKQTLDDGDARVDLAVGDLRADELDVTTPTRLFS from the coding sequence ATGACTTCCTCGCTGCCTCCGACCCCCTCGTCCCCGCGTCCGACCCGTCCCCTGCGGGTCGTCGCGGTGTCCGGCACCCTCAGCACGCCGTCGAAGACCGACGCCCTCGTGCACGAGATCGTGACGGCGCTGGGTGACGTCCTGCCGATCGAGGCGCACGTGATCCGGGTCAGCGAACTCGGCCCCCTGTTCGCCGGCGCGCTCACCCGGGACCAGCTCGACGAGCGGGTCGAGCGCGAGCTGGTCGCCATCGAGACCGCCGACCTGCTGATCGTCGCCTCGCCCGTCTACCGCGCCTCCTTCACCGGGCTGTTCAAGCACCTGTTCGACTTCGTCGAGCAGTACGCGCTCGTGGACGTGCCCGTGCTGCTCGCCGCGACGGGGGGCAGCGAGCGCCACGCGCTGATCATCGAGCACGCGTTGCGACCACTGTTCGGGTTCTTCCAGGCCCTCACCCTGCCGCTGGGCGTCTACGCGCACACGACCGACTTCACGGCGACCGGAGGCGCGGAGAAGTACGCGGTCACGGCCCCTCTGCTGCAGGAGCGCATCCGCCACGCGATCCAGCGCGGCCTGCCGCTGATCCGCTCGAGCATCGCCGAGAAGGGGCGCATCAAGCAGACCCTCGACGACGGCGACGCGCGCGTCGACCTGGCGGTGGGCGACCTGCGCGCCGACGAGCTCGACGTCACGACCCCGACGCGCCTGTTCAGCTGA
- a CDS encoding LacI family DNA-binding transcriptional regulator, producing the protein MRATVKDVAALAGVSPKTVSNVINGVVFVRPDTRTRVESALAELDYVPNLSARGLRTGRTGSIALAFPDLSTPYSAEMTHWFVEQAHERGWSIQLEQTGSRPEREGELLSRGKEHLVDGLVLNPITLDASALSSAGSGSGTGTGATDSLPPVVVIGEVEQTLVDQVRVDSVAAARDMTAHLIAAGHRRIATLGDSAGEFDTATARARTRGFEQAMAEAGLPLDHALQYSCPEWTSADAFSVVRAAVERGDRPDAIFCFTDSLAIGAVSALTSAGLRVPDDVAVAGFDDIVDGRFSVPPLTTVTFDKRLFVDRTLELLAARIADRQGAAELVIVPHEIVVRASTRGRA; encoded by the coding sequence ATGCGCGCGACGGTGAAGGACGTGGCGGCACTCGCCGGGGTGTCGCCGAAGACCGTCTCCAACGTGATCAACGGCGTCGTCTTCGTCCGGCCCGACACCCGCACCCGCGTCGAGAGCGCGCTGGCCGAACTCGACTACGTGCCGAACCTCAGCGCGCGTGGCCTGCGCACCGGGCGCACCGGGTCGATCGCGCTGGCGTTCCCCGACCTGAGCACCCCGTACAGCGCCGAGATGACGCACTGGTTCGTCGAGCAGGCGCACGAGCGCGGCTGGTCGATCCAGCTCGAGCAGACCGGCTCTCGGCCCGAACGCGAGGGCGAGCTGCTCTCGCGCGGCAAGGAACACCTCGTCGACGGCCTCGTCCTCAACCCGATCACGCTCGACGCCAGCGCCCTGTCGTCCGCCGGCAGCGGCTCCGGCACCGGCACCGGGGCCACCGACTCGCTGCCGCCCGTCGTCGTCATCGGCGAGGTCGAGCAGACCCTCGTCGACCAGGTGCGGGTCGACAGCGTCGCCGCGGCCCGCGACATGACGGCCCACCTGATCGCCGCCGGACACCGCCGCATCGCGACCCTCGGCGACTCGGCCGGCGAGTTCGACACGGCCACGGCCCGCGCCCGCACCCGCGGCTTCGAGCAGGCCATGGCCGAGGCCGGCCTGCCCCTCGACCACGCGCTGCAGTACTCGTGCCCGGAGTGGACCTCGGCCGACGCCTTCTCGGTCGTCCGGGCGGCCGTCGAGCGCGGCGACCGGCCCGACGCGATCTTCTGCTTCACCGACTCGCTCGCCATCGGCGCCGTCAGCGCGCTGACGTCGGCGGGCCTGCGGGTGCCCGACGACGTCGCGGTCGCCGGTTTCGACGACATCGTCGACGGGAGGTTCTCCGTGCCGCCGCTGACGACCGTCACCTTCGACAAGCGCCTCTTCGTCGACCGCACCCTCGAACTGCTCGCGGCCCGCATCGCCGACCGGCAGGGCGCGGCCGAACTCGTGATCGTCCCCCACGAGATCGTCGTGCGCGCCAGCACCCGCGGCCGCGCCTGA
- a CDS encoding class I SAM-dependent methyltransferase produces MTHQPLQEGFDPAAHGFDPARPDSDLAASFGLAADVYERGRPSYPLDAVDWLLPEGACHVVDLGAGTGKLTRLLLDRAPSVTAVEPSPGMRATLEQVVPGATSVAGSAEDIPLGDDSVDAVLVAQAWHWVDPARAVPEIARVLRPGGTLGLVWNIRDESVPWLAELSRVMRQPRERDMGSDAPVVGAPFGSVERYDVPWVHELGRDEFLAMIASRSYVITLSPDDRAALLRDVERLLDTHPDTRGADLIRLPYVARCSRAVLPG; encoded by the coding sequence GTGACACATCAACCACTCCAGGAGGGGTTCGATCCGGCCGCCCACGGCTTCGACCCCGCACGACCCGATTCCGACCTCGCCGCCTCGTTCGGGCTGGCCGCCGACGTCTACGAGAGGGGTCGCCCGTCGTACCCCCTCGACGCCGTCGACTGGCTGCTGCCCGAGGGCGCCTGTCACGTGGTCGACCTGGGGGCGGGCACGGGCAAGCTCACCCGTCTGCTGCTCGACCGTGCCCCGTCGGTCACGGCCGTCGAGCCGTCGCCGGGCATGCGCGCGACCCTCGAGCAGGTCGTCCCCGGGGCGACGTCGGTCGCCGGGTCGGCCGAGGACATCCCCCTCGGCGACGACTCGGTGGACGCCGTCCTCGTCGCGCAGGCCTGGCACTGGGTCGACCCCGCCCGCGCCGTGCCCGAGATCGCCCGCGTCCTGCGTCCCGGCGGCACCCTCGGCCTCGTCTGGAACATCCGCGACGAGTCCGTGCCGTGGCTGGCGGAGCTCAGCCGGGTGATGCGCCAACCCCGCGAGCGCGACATGGGGTCGGACGCACCGGTCGTTGGTGCGCCGTTCGGCAGCGTCGAGCGGTACGACGTCCCCTGGGTGCACGAGCTGGGTCGCGACGAGTTCCTCGCCATGATCGCGTCGCGCAGCTACGTCATCACGCTCTCGCCCGACGACCGCGCGGCCCTGCTGCGCGACGTCGAGCGGCTGCTCGACACGCACCCGGACACCCGCGGCGCCGACCTGATCCGCCTGCCCTACGTGGCGCGGTGCTCGCGGGCCGTCCTGCCCGGCTGA
- a CDS encoding kynureninase, with product MTDPLAYPVDATDPDEQASAHPAGPLDATDPLASYVDRFVPAVDVVSYLDGNSLGRPVTATLSRLSEFVEGAWGTRLIRSWDERWMALPTELGDRIAAACLGAAPGQTVVADSTTVLLYKAIRAGLRARPDRHEIVIDDDQFPTDRFVVEGIAREHGATIRWIAVDKATGVTVSQVRDVVGPDTALLLVNHVSYRSGWLVDLPAITTLVHEAGGLVLADLCHSVGVVPMQLDEWGVDLAVGCTYKYLNGGPGAPAFVYARASLLPELDQPIQGWMGAADVFAMADGYQPATGIRRFISGTPPVMGMLAMHDMLDLIDEAGIDAIRSKSLALTDYAFDLVDAWLVPLGVTVATPREPDRRGSHVTITHDSFRSIVARLWEAGVVPDFRNPDALRIGLSPLSTSFAEVRIGIAAIRAALLAD from the coding sequence ATGACCGATCCGCTCGCCTACCCCGTCGACGCCACCGACCCCGACGAGCAGGCCTCGGCGCATCCCGCCGGCCCGCTCGACGCCACCGACCCGCTGGCGTCGTACGTCGACCGGTTCGTACCGGCCGTCGACGTGGTGTCGTACCTCGACGGCAACTCGCTCGGGCGGCCCGTGACCGCCACGCTGTCGCGGCTGTCCGAATTCGTCGAGGGCGCCTGGGGCACGCGGTTGATCCGCTCGTGGGACGAACGCTGGATGGCCCTGCCGACCGAGCTCGGCGACCGCATCGCGGCGGCCTGCCTCGGTGCCGCCCCGGGCCAGACGGTCGTGGCCGACTCGACGACCGTGCTGCTCTACAAGGCGATCCGCGCGGGCCTGCGGGCCCGGCCCGACCGCCACGAGATCGTCATCGACGACGACCAGTTCCCGACCGACCGCTTCGTCGTCGAGGGCATCGCCCGCGAGCACGGGGCCACGATCCGCTGGATCGCCGTCGACAAGGCGACCGGCGTGACCGTGTCGCAGGTGCGCGACGTCGTCGGGCCCGACACCGCACTGCTGCTGGTGAACCACGTGTCGTATCGATCGGGCTGGCTGGTCGACCTGCCCGCGATCACGACGCTCGTGCACGAGGCGGGCGGTCTCGTGCTGGCCGACCTCTGCCACAGCGTCGGCGTCGTGCCGATGCAGCTCGACGAGTGGGGCGTCGACCTCGCCGTCGGCTGCACCTACAAGTACCTGAACGGTGGGCCGGGAGCCCCCGCGTTCGTCTACGCCCGCGCCTCGCTGCTGCCCGAGCTCGACCAGCCGATCCAGGGGTGGATGGGCGCCGCCGACGTGTTCGCCATGGCCGACGGGTACCAGCCGGCGACCGGCATCCGGCGGTTCATCAGCGGCACTCCCCCGGTGATGGGCATGCTCGCGATGCACGACATGCTCGACCTGATCGACGAGGCCGGCATCGATGCCATCCGGTCGAAGTCGCTCGCCCTGACCGACTACGCCTTCGACCTCGTCGACGCCTGGCTCGTGCCGCTCGGGGTGACCGTCGCGACGCCTCGCGAACCGGACCGCCGCGGCAGCCACGTCACGATCACGCACGACTCGTTCCGGTCGATCGTGGCGCGGCTCTGGGAGGCCGGTGTCGTCCCTGACTTCCGCAACCCCGACGCGCTGCGCATCGGACTGTCGCCGCTCAGCACCTCGTTCGCCGAGGTGCGGATCGGCATCGCCGCGATTCGTGCGGCGCTGCTCGCCGACTGA